Proteins from a genomic interval of Haemophilus parainfluenzae T3T1:
- a CDS encoding vWA domain-containing protein encodes MKQLRLSTLSLCCLTAIMSPSVFAEEIKPLLQEGKTTLYQRVLSTPSCELLEKSDAKSGQKIPAFSRYYVYKRENVGNKALLQVGPDSFGKTVGWLDANCAVPWNMQMTMVFTNPSDRGSLLFFKDKATLESIINDNSPAKAVESIRAELSQKKSSEKVLAEEPKEFVDFQKNFYLLPVLQGEEVMDSQGFYERLLEVASVSKNDKPVTQPTTSTTNNNQTNKTGQNQPQEIVGFSAAVVFVIDSTISMDPYINRTRDAIKKVYEKIEKENLGKQVKFGLVAFRSSTKAVPGLEYTSKMFVDPSTVKDGKDFMDKVANLKQATVSSKEFSEDAYAGVSQALNEINWNNFGGRYLVLITDAGAIEGDNPISTTGLDAKQLRLEAQHRGVALYTLHLKTPSGKNNHQIAQAQYNELSFNNYLNKPLYYPVNAGDVNEFGQKVDTLASALTKQVKQAYSGEEAAGSVLTATTKTGGDPKKSEIEEDAVLLGKAMQLAYLGEVKGTKAPPVFKAWVSDRDFAKPTVPTAEARVLLTKSQLSDLSDVVKKIADAANSGLISPTDMFAQLRSVAAAMGQDPNKIKEDKSTKLADLGLLGEYLDGIPYKSQVTGIDEDTWKGMSVQEQEKFIRDLHSKLRHYRIFNEDQSRWISLSEGADPRDNVYPVPLDALP; translated from the coding sequence ATGAAACAGTTAAGACTTTCTACTTTATCTCTTTGTTGCTTAACAGCAATCATGTCTCCGTCAGTTTTTGCTGAAGAGATAAAACCATTACTGCAAGAAGGTAAAACCACACTTTATCAACGCGTGTTAAGTACACCAAGTTGTGAGTTATTAGAAAAAAGTGATGCTAAGAGCGGTCAAAAAATTCCTGCTTTTTCCCGCTATTATGTATATAAACGGGAAAATGTAGGAAATAAGGCTTTATTACAGGTAGGTCCAGATAGCTTTGGTAAAACTGTCGGTTGGTTAGATGCTAATTGTGCTGTACCTTGGAATATGCAAATGACAATGGTCTTTACTAATCCATCCGATCGGGGGTCTTTATTATTCTTTAAGGATAAAGCAACTCTTGAAAGTATTATTAATGACAATTCTCCAGCAAAAGCAGTTGAGTCAATTCGTGCTGAACTTTCCCAAAAGAAAAGTAGTGAGAAAGTGTTAGCGGAAGAACCAAAGGAATTTGTAGATTTCCAAAAAAACTTCTATCTATTACCTGTTTTACAGGGAGAAGAAGTGATGGATAGTCAAGGATTTTATGAGCGCTTGTTAGAAGTCGCATCTGTCAGCAAAAATGATAAGCCGGTCACTCAACCAACTACAAGCACAACAAACAATAATCAAACTAACAAAACAGGTCAAAACCAACCTCAAGAAATTGTTGGATTTAGCGCTGCGGTAGTATTTGTTATTGATTCGACGATTTCTATGGACCCTTACATCAATAGAACGCGCGATGCGATTAAAAAAGTTTATGAAAAAATCGAAAAAGAGAACCTGGGTAAACAGGTTAAATTTGGTTTAGTGGCGTTCCGTTCAAGCACTAAAGCAGTACCTGGATTAGAGTACACTTCGAAAATGTTCGTTGATCCAAGTACCGTAAAAGATGGTAAAGATTTCATGGATAAAGTGGCGAATTTAAAACAAGCTACTGTTTCTTCAAAAGAATTTAGTGAAGATGCTTATGCCGGTGTGTCACAGGCATTAAATGAAATTAATTGGAACAATTTTGGAGGCCGTTATTTAGTATTGATTACTGACGCCGGTGCGATTGAAGGGGATAATCCAATTTCGACTACGGGGTTAGATGCAAAACAATTACGTTTAGAGGCTCAGCATCGAGGTGTTGCACTTTATACTCTACATCTTAAAACACCATCTGGAAAAAATAACCATCAAATAGCTCAAGCACAATATAATGAATTATCTTTTAATAATTATTTAAATAAACCACTTTACTATCCGGTCAATGCTGGAGATGTGAATGAGTTTGGGCAAAAAGTAGATACTCTTGCTAGTGCTTTAACTAAGCAGGTAAAACAAGCTTACTCAGGTGAAGAGGCTGCTGGTAGCGTATTAACAGCCACCACAAAAACAGGCGGAGATCCGAAAAAATCTGAAATTGAAGAAGATGCTGTTTTATTAGGTAAAGCAATGCAATTGGCATATTTAGGGGAAGTAAAAGGTACAAAAGCACCACCAGTATTTAAAGCTTGGGTGAGTGACCGTGATTTTGCTAAACCAACAGTCCCAACCGCCGAGGCTCGAGTATTACTAACCAAATCACAATTAAGTGATTTGAGTGATGTAGTAAAGAAAATTGCGGATGCGGCAAATAGCGGGTTAATTTCACCAACAGATATGTTTGCACAACTTCGTTCAGTAGCTGCTGCAATGGGACAAGATCCAAATAAAATCAAGGAAGATAAATCAACTAAATTGGCAGATTTAGGTTTACTTGGTGAATATTTGGATGGCATTCCTTATAAGAGTCAAGTGACAGGAATTGATGAAGATACTTGGAAAGGTATGAGTGTGCAGGAACAAGAGAAATTTATTCGCGATCTGCATAGTAAGTTACGTCATTATCGTATTTTTAACGAGGACCAATCTCGTTGGATTTCTTTATCAGAAGGAGCCGATCCTCGCGATAATGTATATCCAGTACCATTGGATGCCTTACCATAG
- a CDS encoding ABC transporter ATP-binding protein, which translates to MLTIKDLSITRGQGEQSFTVSLPHLSLAEGEVVSLCGSSGCGKSTLLEMMGLILKPDNLSQYELSSATLSMDLAPLILSNKQKTLAEIRSKNLGFMLQNGGLLPFLSVWQNILLPCQTNGILADESWLHHLCEKLNINHLMTKYPKQLSIGERQRVAFVRSIAHKPLLLLADEPTSALDPHHSEVLFHLMLSLAKQQKIAVLLVTHDWDLVQRNELRTFSAKLDMSLRQSCFIEQANNDSQE; encoded by the coding sequence GTGCTAACCATTAAAGATTTATCCATAACTCGCGGACAAGGGGAGCAAAGTTTTACGGTTTCCCTACCGCATTTATCTTTGGCTGAAGGTGAGGTCGTTTCACTTTGTGGTTCGAGCGGTTGTGGAAAAAGCACGCTATTGGAAATGATGGGGCTAATTTTAAAACCTGATAACTTGAGCCAATATGAATTGAGCTCAGCTACGTTAAGCATGGATTTAGCCCCTCTTATTCTAAGTAATAAGCAAAAGACTTTGGCTGAGATTCGCTCTAAAAATCTTGGCTTTATGTTACAAAATGGTGGGCTATTACCTTTTTTAAGCGTATGGCAAAATATTCTGCTACCTTGTCAAACAAATGGGATTTTAGCTGATGAAAGTTGGTTACATCATCTATGCGAAAAACTAAACATCAATCATTTAATGACAAAATATCCAAAGCAGCTTTCTATAGGTGAACGTCAACGGGTCGCTTTTGTTCGCTCTATTGCTCATAAACCACTTTTATTATTAGCGGATGAGCCGACATCTGCATTAGATCCCCACCACTCAGAGGTCTTATTTCATTTAATGCTATCCTTAGCAAAACAGCAAAAAATAGCCGTACTGCTAGTAACTCACGATTGGGATTTAGTGCAACGTAATGAACTTCGTACTTTTAGTGCAAAATTGGATATGTCTTTACGTCAGTCTTGTTTTATTGAACAAGCCAATAATGACTCGCAAGAATAG